One window of the Pseudofrankia sp. DC12 genome contains the following:
- a CDS encoding lytic transglycosylase domain-containing protein encodes MTNVRRRTRPTTGASAVPPANTPSLEAAPADAHARGDAEPIRDQEPLIDTVDACPGDLPGDGTPPQTADPPPPAAPRTLQRRHRKTKNKTSSRHVSPNTSGKPPGRHRKPPAPDKKQSIRRAQVIGLPLLGLPAIILLLVFTVAPSGDTAATSRTTPPTTATSYPMPTLNPAGPATGDDGQPPTGALATAAANPTSAPSLVTLTAADRRIPAPVLAAYQQAATTLTSEQPGCRLRWQLLAGIGKVESGNATGRQISPDGTVSPTILGPRLTGGGGFARILDTDRGALDGDTAYDRAVGPLQFLPSTWSGAGRDGNADGHRDPNNIHDAALAAGGYLCAHHRDLANPTQLTAAIRAYNPSDAYVRAVLAWTTGYTTTPTPITPPTGGTAPAGGDTPTADPYPVFALTPIGTATPSGSPAAAACAPVTITTGSLTAALIATALNLTGRYTTPATETNSDGTITVHTVARNPDGQTLADTDRPLPLKTSDLPTLLTQLPLDQLTTPGHTTTITLTLTSTPPGCPTQTLATLTITNITRPAGTPTPTGPATTSTPAPTPTPTPSTSSIPTASPTLSTSPHPTTSPTTTTTP; translated from the coding sequence GTGACGAACGTGAGACGGCGCACCCGGCCGACCACCGGGGCCTCCGCCGTCCCACCCGCAAACACGCCTTCGCTCGAAGCCGCACCAGCAGACGCTCACGCCCGCGGCGACGCCGAGCCGATTCGCGACCAGGAACCGCTCATCGACACCGTCGACGCCTGCCCAGGCGACCTCCCCGGCGACGGCACGCCGCCCCAGACGGCCGACCCACCACCACCCGCCGCGCCCCGCACCCTGCAGAGAAGACACCGCAAGACGAAGAACAAGACCTCCAGCCGGCACGTCTCGCCGAACACCAGCGGAAAACCGCCTGGTCGCCACCGCAAGCCCCCGGCCCCCGACAAGAAACAGTCCATCCGCCGGGCCCAGGTCATCGGCCTACCACTCCTCGGCCTTCCCGCGATCATCCTCCTGCTGGTCTTCACCGTCGCGCCCTCTGGCGACACCGCGGCCACCTCCAGGACCACGCCCCCGACTACCGCGACCAGCTACCCCATGCCCACCCTCAACCCAGCCGGACCAGCTACCGGCGACGACGGCCAGCCACCTACAGGAGCGCTCGCCACCGCCGCGGCCAACCCGACCAGCGCACCCAGCCTCGTCACCCTCACGGCCGCCGACCGCCGCATCCCCGCCCCGGTCCTCGCCGCCTACCAGCAGGCCGCCACCACCCTGACCAGCGAACAGCCCGGCTGCCGACTGCGCTGGCAGCTACTCGCGGGCATCGGCAAGGTCGAATCCGGCAACGCGACCGGCCGCCAGATCAGCCCCGACGGCACCGTCTCCCCCACCATCCTCGGGCCCCGCCTCACCGGCGGCGGTGGCTTCGCCCGCATCCTCGACACCGACCGCGGCGCTCTCGACGGCGACACCGCCTACGACCGGGCCGTCGGACCGCTGCAGTTCCTGCCCTCGACCTGGAGCGGCGCCGGGCGTGACGGCAACGCCGACGGCCACCGGGACCCGAACAACATCCACGACGCCGCCCTCGCCGCGGGCGGCTACCTGTGCGCCCACCACCGCGACCTGGCCAACCCGACCCAGCTCACCGCAGCGATCCGCGCCTACAACCCGTCGGACGCCTACGTCCGCGCCGTCCTCGCCTGGACCACCGGCTACACCACCACACCGACGCCGATCACCCCGCCGACCGGCGGCACCGCTCCCGCGGGCGGCGACACACCGACCGCCGACCCCTACCCCGTCTTCGCCCTCACCCCGATCGGCACCGCCACCCCGTCCGGCTCCCCGGCCGCAGCCGCGTGCGCTCCCGTCACGATCACAACCGGCAGCCTCACCGCCGCCCTCATCGCGACCGCCCTCAACCTCACCGGCCGCTACACCACCCCGGCCACCGAGACCAACTCCGACGGAACGATCACCGTCCACACCGTCGCCCGCAACCCCGACGGCCAGACCCTCGCCGACACCGACCGGCCCCTACCCCTCAAAACCAGCGACCTGCCCACCCTGCTCACCCAGCTCCCCCTCGACCAGCTCACCACCCCCGGCCACACCACCACGATCACCCTGACCCTCACCAGCACCCCACCCGGCTGCCCCACCCAGACCCTCGCCACCCTCACCATCACCAACATCACCCGACCCGCCGGCACCCCGACCCCGACCGGCCCAGCCACCACCAGCACCCCGGCCCCGACCCCGACCCCGACTCCGAGCACCAGTTCCATCCCAACAGCCAGCCCCACCCTCAGCACGAGTCCACACCCGACCACCAGCCCTACCACGACCACGACGCCATGA
- a CDS encoding DNRLRE domain-containing protein yields MSGRHRPATRSLLSFGRLSFGRRMWRRDARVRRVAPLLAVLLAVVGLVVLDAPARPKAVPIADQNPFRGSDKLPESSSGSAAGKVSLVPTSATQGTAKTGPATLRGKAPVVAGAVASTGATITPLKQVAFTPQKPSADEAARAASTPRGAQLGPSRPQAVTRPDASGEMKPQAGRVEVPGLRTASSQVFHNPDGTYTSEATMGSDRFKSSKGDWVGIDTSLVAGDKGRLHARSTQAGLEVAPKANDAELGSIDLGGGLSFGFGIAQAAGVAAKVDGSKATFTGVRDQADLELGPTAGGLKEVLVLKSAAAPTTWVYPLTLSGLTASLDDQGDVQLLDKGATVRALIPHGSMADSRPTTKDGFYAYSRGVTYSLVTVSNGQQALQVDLDKAWLAAPERVFPVKVDPNVSTLLTGADDTYVSSASPSTNYASELDIKAGYYSPTNDIVHGYLSFPGDASLTNATVTNAHVKIFNWFSASGCTAHPVSLRSVAFGWNGTNMTWPGATLGGEVANKSFADDSSSSCGGSWEFIGDYDTRLSNLVNTWTHDPTANFGLGLTTSDTDTQWLKSFYSNNCWCNPADPTSDYRPRLELEWTPYGAEYSFPSGTPAWSVPPTTTAPGQITVRLKNTGQATWTAGAGYALSYHIFDATNTFELIHQGLQTPIPTTVSSNQSVDVNASVDLSSLSSGNYTIRWDMEQTGTSWFSGQGVGELATPVNVAAGVNQSPYIVGVSPISGSEVPSTQPTLGVLALDPDNDPLTYQFQLCTGTDANSGTCQSSGWTAWPVWAPPTPLTWGQLYYWRVQVSDGTSQSLWSSPLVLEPVNYNATVGADYGANTYAPAVAGVNPLTQNFTTQVTDASVQGAGPALSVARTYNSKSTTDGLFGTGWTSAYDMTAGAATSGPGNVQVRGGDGRTTLFGRNGDGTYEPEHGYYSSLQASEPRVASFTAANSTSSLGATDTGETWQALAGTWGISNNSAYLVSAGIFKSVAVVPAPADGTIQFSTPTTQSRLGVAFRVQDADNMWMLYENGTSLVLAKRSGGLESTVKTVTGVCCATTDTYGVRMVGSTLQMLRNGVVVGTATDSAFSTATKAGLYAQSTGTGRIDGLTITPEGHRATFTGANSATSLGASDDGEPFTGLAGTWGISGNSAYLATAGGSGHNLTTVSGAADGTISFTEPVAQAGVGVAFRAADAGNYWRLVAQPASNSWQLVKRVAGADTVVATAAGACCTAADVLSIVTSGTSISVLRNGTQILSTHDPALLFASRAGPYADAAGTGRIDTFTTTAATELTEKGGTSYAFRSDGKLLATTDPAGNRVALAYDANSRLTTATNTTSGRALTFTWTTDNTHIAQVATPSVAANGGALTWKYSYTSGRLSGVTTPGLTTGGSTYSYSSSGELTQISLPESNLNTKVGYNSDGTVAWREDGLGHRSTYAVTATSPNIVVRTTDPAGTTIDWTYSVYGQLLSKTGPTGTKTFTYNDDGFLAQATDENGNVTSYQTDAHGNVLARTVVRSSDASGTWPVTDYYDYYNGPPGDPRDDLIVAHRDGRSAAPNDDAYKTTYGYDPFGNLVSTTSPPTAAFPGGTTTSSSYTVGTETAVGGGTEPAGLLASRTDARGKVTTYGYDSKGDLRHDQDPAGLVHDYTTDEIGRRLTSKETSDTYPSGLTTTYTYTKLSQVATVTEPGVTNPITATTHTRVTTNTYDTNGNLTQAVISDATGGDTARTTTYTYDADDRLLSTTAASGTAVAATSAQTYDANGNVATTTDPNGTVTAYTYTPLGELATTTLKNFVDDPVAGTSPRDLVLESRAYDPAGRLASVTDALGRTTNYTYWLDGKLHQVTLTGYHNPDFATGTLSSTTRTIVLEDHSYDGAGNETSTVTGGGLTTATASYDQAGNATGTALDPAGVHRTTALSYDANGDPTAIETGAAGTSTTERTEYGYDNASRLTSTTVFGDGVARFTTAVTRDQRGYTTTLVDPRGYTPGSAFDPAYTTHVTTNPAGAVGQVTAPSVQVEENGNAASAGTPTGTVGYDTFGEVTQTRDARNLTTTTTYDALGRPTQVSHPSYTPPGGSASTPSESFTYDHNGNVLTHVDTRGQTTTAVYDMRDRVVSVTDPQVDGLPAPGVSRAIYDDASNLVTTVDQNGAWLFHAYDDLDRLWATTSTERTPSATFSTYYGYDDAGDLDKILRPTNVSAGAAATADYNGVGELTATHDEAGKTTTYTYDLAGRLASSTDPLGRKTTYAYDRAGRQTGAAQVSNTNTQLRSLSIGYDAAGNVTSQTDPNGNTTTDTYDALDQLRSITVPVAAGTSITTSAGYDAAGNRTRLTDGNGHATITTFNSLGLPEKTIEPSTTAYPNLTDRTWTTSYDTGGLPTTVVEPGGVTRTSTYNALGQLIAESGTGTGVASASRTLAYDLAGNLTNEDSPSASEEFSYDDRDLHTGSHGTEGDASLQYNADGRLTSRGNAGLTTAYTYDTRGNLATVTGAGTSGTRTYSYDDADQLTSIDYATGSSGAVESYGYDQLGRTTADTLTGPAGTLRSQTSSYDNNDNLTATTIGPAGVAGAGSQSYGYDQANRLTSWTSQAATTTAYGWDAAGNRTSVGGTTATFDARNRLLNDGTASYTYTARGTLTTSTTGSSTTTDTFNALDQLTSVATGPTTTTYEYDGLGRVSWRNSSQAFTYDDLTNEPAFHDGTLYAYDPTGKLIGADTGSAGLATLTNPHGDTVAAFTTTGTLTDTRTYDPFGTPTTTGTSHLEIGYQGGWSDPTTSQLNADARWYTPSTGTFTRRDSTTLPWTGTAADNLYTYAGANPITQSDPTGRFVKELEHYAASAVRAVEREATDPRNERAIATALAGAEAEEGEEVGSPEAGAYIEGQAAADVYASQYLGADTSTDSSSDSQAQPKQLHDTRRAPAPSQQQTHRTKSSKECNCSTRRRTTPKAAEKTYPDPNSVVHGTLHVNPDSTHGVGNNGTIPKPTDVPQTYSSPLDADLGPTTDETAGLQYTASASACKDDGLAHCIGDDPVNPPTQTGNGGTGQGGDGTPPPISNGGGELDPEDGEGEGYSGLSPAELVDSATSQYKNTPWTNVGRALTKKLGRQGEVDAWTHLIPELGNEAGYNAAGEAFIRSLLTSSDVTESVESGRVAGVYQQLRTFRFNGSGIGARWQLDGTFVGLVS; encoded by the coding sequence ATGTCCGGCCGGCACCGCCCCGCCACCCGTAGCCTCCTCTCCTTTGGCCGTCTCTCGTTCGGCCGGCGCATGTGGCGGCGTGACGCCCGGGTCCGCCGGGTGGCGCCGCTGCTGGCGGTGCTACTCGCGGTCGTCGGGCTGGTCGTGCTGGACGCGCCGGCCAGACCGAAGGCTGTGCCGATCGCCGATCAGAACCCGTTTCGCGGCTCGGACAAGCTGCCGGAATCGTCGTCGGGTAGCGCAGCGGGGAAGGTCAGCCTGGTCCCGACGAGCGCGACCCAGGGCACGGCGAAGACAGGCCCGGCGACGCTGCGGGGCAAGGCCCCCGTGGTGGCGGGGGCGGTGGCGTCGACGGGGGCGACGATCACGCCGCTGAAACAGGTTGCGTTCACGCCGCAGAAGCCTTCAGCGGATGAGGCGGCGAGGGCGGCTTCCACGCCGCGGGGCGCGCAGCTCGGGCCGTCTCGGCCCCAGGCGGTGACGAGGCCTGACGCGAGCGGCGAGATGAAGCCGCAAGCCGGACGGGTCGAGGTTCCGGGGCTACGGACGGCGTCGTCGCAGGTGTTCCACAACCCGGACGGCACGTACACGTCCGAGGCGACGATGGGCTCGGACCGGTTCAAGAGCTCCAAGGGTGACTGGGTCGGGATCGACACGTCGCTGGTTGCTGGGGACAAGGGCCGGCTGCACGCCAGGTCGACGCAGGCCGGCCTGGAGGTCGCGCCGAAGGCGAACGACGCCGAGCTGGGCAGCATCGACCTCGGCGGCGGCCTGTCTTTCGGTTTCGGGATCGCGCAGGCGGCCGGGGTGGCGGCCAAGGTCGATGGGTCGAAGGCGACGTTCACCGGAGTGCGGGACCAGGCTGACCTCGAGCTGGGGCCGACCGCCGGCGGGCTGAAGGAAGTCCTGGTGCTGAAGTCGGCGGCGGCGCCGACGACGTGGGTGTATCCGCTGACCTTGTCCGGGCTGACCGCCAGCCTCGACGACCAGGGCGACGTCCAGCTGCTGGACAAGGGCGCCACGGTGCGGGCGCTGATCCCGCACGGGTCGATGGCCGACTCCCGGCCGACGACGAAGGACGGCTTCTACGCCTACTCACGTGGAGTGACCTACAGCCTGGTCACCGTGTCGAACGGCCAGCAGGCGCTGCAGGTGGACCTCGACAAGGCATGGCTGGCGGCACCGGAGCGGGTGTTCCCGGTGAAGGTGGACCCGAACGTGTCGACGCTGCTGACCGGCGCTGACGACACGTATGTGTCGTCAGCCAGTCCGTCGACGAACTACGCCTCGGAGCTGGATATCAAGGCCGGCTACTACTCGCCGACCAACGACATCGTGCACGGGTATCTGAGCTTCCCCGGCGACGCGTCGCTGACGAACGCGACGGTGACCAACGCGCACGTCAAGATCTTCAACTGGTTCTCCGCCAGCGGGTGCACGGCCCACCCGGTGAGCCTGCGGTCGGTGGCGTTCGGCTGGAACGGCACGAACATGACCTGGCCGGGCGCGACGCTCGGTGGTGAGGTCGCCAACAAGTCGTTCGCCGACGACAGCAGCTCGTCGTGTGGCGGGTCGTGGGAGTTCATCGGTGACTACGACACCCGGCTGAGCAACCTGGTGAACACCTGGACCCACGACCCGACTGCCAACTTCGGCCTCGGGCTGACGACGTCGGACACCGACACTCAGTGGCTGAAGTCGTTCTACTCGAACAACTGCTGGTGCAACCCGGCGGACCCGACGTCGGACTACCGCCCGCGCCTCGAACTGGAATGGACCCCGTACGGCGCGGAGTACTCGTTCCCGTCCGGGACGCCGGCGTGGTCGGTGCCGCCGACGACGACCGCTCCGGGGCAGATCACGGTCCGGCTGAAGAACACCGGCCAGGCGACGTGGACGGCCGGCGCCGGTTATGCGTTGTCGTACCACATCTTCGACGCGACGAACACGTTCGAGCTGATCCACCAGGGCTTGCAGACTCCGATCCCGACGACGGTGTCCTCGAACCAGTCCGTGGACGTGAACGCGTCGGTGGACCTCTCCAGCCTGTCGTCGGGTAACTACACGATCCGCTGGGACATGGAGCAGACCGGCACGTCCTGGTTCTCCGGCCAGGGCGTCGGGGAGCTCGCCACCCCGGTGAACGTCGCCGCCGGGGTGAACCAGTCGCCGTACATCGTGGGTGTCTCGCCGATCTCCGGGTCCGAGGTTCCCTCGACGCAGCCGACGCTGGGTGTGCTCGCGCTCGACCCGGACAACGACCCGCTCACGTACCAGTTCCAGCTGTGTACCGGGACGGACGCGAACTCGGGAACCTGCCAGTCCTCAGGCTGGACGGCGTGGCCGGTCTGGGCTCCGCCGACACCGTTGACCTGGGGACAGCTCTATTACTGGCGCGTCCAGGTCTCTGACGGCACATCACAGAGTCTGTGGTCGTCGCCGCTGGTGCTGGAGCCGGTGAACTACAACGCGACGGTCGGTGCTGACTATGGGGCGAACACCTACGCGCCCGCCGTCGCCGGGGTCAATCCGCTCACGCAGAACTTCACGACCCAGGTCACGGACGCGTCGGTGCAGGGTGCGGGTCCGGCGTTGTCGGTGGCGCGTACCTACAACTCGAAGAGCACGACCGACGGCCTGTTCGGCACCGGGTGGACCAGCGCCTACGACATGACCGCCGGCGCGGCCACCTCCGGTCCCGGGAACGTCCAGGTCCGTGGCGGCGACGGCCGGACAACCCTGTTCGGTCGCAACGGCGACGGTACCTACGAGCCGGAACACGGCTACTACTCGTCGCTTCAGGCGTCCGAACCGCGGGTGGCGTCGTTCACCGCCGCGAACTCGACCAGCTCCCTGGGCGCGACGGACACCGGCGAGACCTGGCAGGCACTGGCCGGCACCTGGGGTATCTCGAACAACTCCGCCTACCTCGTGTCCGCCGGAATTTTCAAGTCGGTGGCGGTCGTACCGGCGCCGGCGGACGGGACGATCCAGTTCTCGACGCCGACGACGCAGTCCCGGCTCGGCGTCGCGTTCCGGGTCCAGGACGCGGACAACATGTGGATGCTCTACGAGAACGGAACGTCGCTGGTCCTGGCGAAACGTTCCGGTGGCCTGGAGTCCACCGTCAAGACGGTCACGGGCGTCTGCTGCGCGACGACGGACACCTATGGCGTCCGGATGGTCGGCAGCACCCTGCAGATGCTGCGCAACGGCGTCGTCGTCGGCACCGCGACCGACAGCGCGTTCTCGACCGCGACGAAGGCCGGCCTGTACGCCCAGTCGACCGGCACCGGCCGGATCGACGGCCTGACCATTACGCCTGAGGGGCATCGGGCGACGTTCACCGGCGCGAACAGCGCCACCAGCCTCGGGGCCAGCGACGACGGCGAGCCTTTCACCGGTCTGGCCGGCACCTGGGGTATCAGCGGCAACAGCGCCTACCTCGCGACGGCGGGCGGCTCCGGGCACAACCTGACCACGGTCAGCGGTGCCGCCGACGGCACGATCAGCTTCACCGAGCCGGTCGCCCAGGCCGGGGTCGGCGTCGCGTTCCGCGCCGCTGACGCCGGCAACTACTGGCGCCTGGTCGCACAGCCGGCGTCGAACAGCTGGCAGTTGGTCAAACGCGTCGCAGGGGCCGACACTGTGGTCGCGACGGCGGCTGGCGCTTGCTGTACCGCGGCCGACGTGCTGAGCATCGTCACGTCCGGTACGTCGATCTCGGTGCTGCGCAACGGCACCCAGATCCTCTCGACTCACGACCCGGCCCTGCTGTTCGCCAGCCGCGCCGGCCCGTACGCCGACGCCGCCGGTACCGGCCGGATCGACACCTTCACCACCACCGCCGCCACCGAGCTCACCGAGAAGGGCGGCACCTCCTACGCGTTCCGCTCCGACGGCAAGCTGCTCGCCACCACCGACCCCGCCGGCAACCGGGTCGCCCTCGCCTACGACGCCAACTCCCGGCTCACCACAGCCACGAACACCACGTCCGGCCGGGCGCTGACCTTCACCTGGACCACCGACAACACCCACATCGCCCAGGTCGCCACACCCTCGGTCGCGGCGAACGGCGGGGCGCTGACGTGGAAGTACAGCTACACCTCCGGCCGGTTGAGCGGGGTGACCACACCGGGCCTCACGACGGGCGGGTCAACCTACAGCTACAGCTCGTCCGGCGAGCTGACCCAGATCTCGCTGCCCGAGAGCAACCTGAACACCAAGGTCGGCTACAACTCCGACGGCACGGTGGCCTGGCGCGAGGACGGCCTCGGGCATCGCAGCACCTACGCGGTGACCGCGACCAGCCCGAACATCGTCGTGCGCACCACCGACCCGGCCGGCACCACCATCGACTGGACCTACTCGGTCTACGGCCAGTTGCTGTCCAAGACGGGCCCGACCGGTACGAAGACGTTCACCTACAACGACGACGGGTTCCTCGCCCAGGCCACCGACGAGAACGGCAACGTCACCAGCTATCAGACCGACGCGCACGGCAACGTCCTGGCGCGCACGGTCGTGCGGTCCTCCGACGCGTCGGGCACCTGGCCGGTCACCGACTACTACGACTACTACAACGGCCCGCCCGGCGACCCCCGCGACGACCTGATCGTCGCCCACCGCGACGGCCGTTCCGCCGCACCGAACGACGACGCCTACAAGACGACCTACGGCTACGACCCCTTCGGGAATCTGGTCTCGACGACCAGCCCGCCGACCGCCGCGTTCCCCGGCGGCACCACGACCAGCTCCAGCTACACCGTCGGCACCGAGACCGCCGTCGGTGGAGGAACCGAACCCGCGGGCCTGCTCGCGTCGAGGACCGACGCCCGCGGGAAGGTCACGACCTACGGCTACGACTCGAAGGGCGACCTGCGCCACGACCAGGATCCCGCCGGACTGGTCCACGACTACACCACCGACGAGATCGGCCGCCGGCTCACCTCCAAGGAGACCTCGGACACCTACCCGTCCGGGCTCACGACGACCTACACCTACACCAAGCTCTCCCAGGTCGCGACCGTCACCGAACCCGGCGTGACCAACCCGATCACCGCCACCACCCACACCCGGGTCACGACCAACACCTACGACACCAACGGCAATCTCACCCAGGCCGTCATCTCGGACGCCACCGGCGGCGACACCGCCCGCACCACCACCTACACCTACGACGCCGATGACCGGCTGCTGTCCACCACCGCCGCCTCCGGCACCGCGGTCGCCGCGACCAGCGCGCAGACCTACGACGCCAATGGCAACGTCGCGACGACGACCGACCCGAACGGCACCGTCACCGCCTACACCTACACCCCGCTGGGCGAGCTCGCGACGACAACGCTGAAGAACTTCGTCGACGACCCGGTCGCGGGCACGTCACCCCGGGACCTGGTCCTCGAGTCGCGGGCCTACGACCCCGCCGGCCGGCTCGCCTCCGTCACCGACGCGCTCGGACGCACGACGAACTACACGTACTGGCTGGACGGCAAGCTCCACCAGGTCACCCTCACCGGCTACCACAACCCCGACTTCGCCACCGGCACGCTCTCCTCAACGACGCGGACCATCGTCCTCGAAGACCACTCCTACGACGGCGCCGGCAACGAGACCAGCACCGTCACCGGCGGCGGGCTGACCACCGCCACCGCCAGCTACGACCAGGCCGGCAACGCGACCGGAACCGCGCTCGACCCGGCCGGCGTCCACCGCACCACGGCGCTGTCCTACGACGCGAACGGCGACCCGACCGCCATCGAGACCGGCGCCGCCGGCACGTCGACGACCGAACGCACCGAGTACGGCTACGACAACGCCTCCCGGCTGACCTCGACGACCGTCTTCGGCGACGGCGTCGCCCGCTTCACCACCGCGGTCACCCGCGACCAGCGCGGCTATACGACGACGCTCGTCGACCCGCGCGGCTACACCCCGGGCTCCGCCTTCGACCCGGCCTACACGACACACGTCACGACCAACCCGGCCGGTGCGGTCGGCCAGGTGACCGCCCCGTCGGTGCAGGTCGAGGAGAACGGCAACGCGGCCAGCGCCGGAACCCCGACGGGGACGGTCGGCTACGACACGTTCGGCGAGGTCACCCAGACCCGCGACGCCCGCAACCTGACCACCACCACGACCTACGACGCACTCGGCCGGCCCACCCAGGTCAGCCACCCGTCGTACACCCCGCCCGGCGGGTCCGCGTCGACCCCGTCCGAGTCGTTCACCTACGACCACAACGGCAACGTCCTCACCCACGTCGACACCCGCGGCCAGACGACGACCGCCGTCTACGACATGCGCGACCGGGTCGTCTCCGTCACCGACCCGCAGGTCGACGGGCTGCCGGCACCGGGTGTGAGCCGCGCGATCTACGACGACGCGAGCAACCTGGTCACCACCGTCGACCAGAACGGCGCCTGGCTGTTCCACGCCTACGACGACCTCGACCGCCTCTGGGCGACGACCAGCACCGAACGCACCCCGAGCGCCACCTTCTCCACCTACTACGGCTACGACGACGCCGGCGACCTCGACAAGATCCTGCGCCCGACGAACGTCAGCGCCGGAGCCGCCGCGACCGCCGACTACAACGGCGTCGGCGAGCTCACCGCCACCCACGACGAGGCCGGTAAGACCACCACCTATACCTACGACCTCGCCGGCCGGCTCGCCTCGAGCACCGACCCGCTCGGCCGCAAGACCACCTACGCCTACGACCGGGCCGGCCGCCAGACCGGCGCCGCGCAGGTCTCGAACACGAACACCCAGCTGCGGAGCCTCTCGATCGGCTACGACGCGGCGGGCAACGTCACCTCCCAGACCGACCCGAACGGCAACACCACCACCGACACCTACGACGCCCTCGACCAGCTCCGCTCGATCACGGTCCCGGTCGCCGCGGGTACTTCGATCACCACGTCGGCCGGTTACGACGCCGCCGGGAACCGTACCCGGCTCACCGACGGCAACGGCCACGCCACGATCACCACGTTCAACAGCCTCGGCCTGCCCGAGAAGACGATCGAGCCGTCGACCACCGCCTACCCGAACCTCACCGACCGCACCTGGACCACCTCCTACGACACCGGCGGCCTGCCCACCACCGTCGTCGAGCCCGGCGGTGTCACCCGTACCTCCACCTACAACGCCCTCGGCCAGCTGATCGCCGAGTCCGGCACCGGCACGGGCGTGGCGTCGGCGTCCCGGACCCTGGCCTACGACCTGGCCGGGAACCTGACCAACGAGGACTCGCCGTCCGCCTCGGAGGAGTTCTCCTACGACGACCGCGACCTGCACACCGGCTCCCACGGCACCGAGGGCGACGCGTCACTCCAGTACAACGCCGACGGCCGGCTGACCTCACGCGGCAACGCCGGCCTCACCACCGCCTACACCTACGACACCCGCGGCAACCTGGCCACCGTCACCGGCGCCGGCACGTCGGGGACCCGGACCTACAGCTATGACGACGCCGACCAGCTGACCTCGATCGACTACGCCACGGGCAGCAGCGGCGCCGTCGAAAGCTACGGCTACGACCAGCTCGGCCGCACCACCGCCGACACCCTCACCGGACCCGCCGGGACGCTGCGCTCGCAGACCTCCAGCTACGACAACAACGACAACCTGACCGCCACGACGATCGGCCCCGCGGGCGTCGCCGGCGCCGGCTCCCAGTCCTACGGCTACGACCAGGCCAACCGGCTCACCTCCTGGACCAGCCAGGCCGCCACCACCACGGCCTACGGCTGGGACGCCGCCGGCAACCGCACCTCCGTCGGTGGCACGACGGCCACCTTCGATGCCCGCAACCGGCTGCTGAACGACGGCACCGCCAGCTACACCTACACCGCCCGCGGCACCCTCACCACCTCGACCACCGGGTCGAGCACGACGACCGACACGTTCAACGCCCTCGACCAGCTCACCTCCGTCGCCACCGGCCCGACAACCACCACCTACGAGTACGACGGACTCGGCCGGGTCTCATGGCGCAACAGCAGCCAGGCCTTCACCTACGACGACCTGACCAACGAACCCGCCTTCCACGACGGCACCCTCTACGCCTACGACCCCACCGGAAAGCTCATCGGCGCCGACACCGGCAGCGCGGGGCTGGCCACCCTCACCAACCCCCACGGCGACACCGTCGCCGCCTTCACCACCACCGGAACCCTCACCGACACCCGCACCTACGACCCCTTCGGCACCCCCACCACCACCGGCACCAGCCACCTCGAAATCGGCTACCAGGGCGGCTGGTCGGACCCCACCACCAGCCAACTCAACGCCGACGCCCGCTGGTACACCCCCTCCACCGGCACGTTCACCAGGCGCGACTCAACCACCCTTCCCTGGACCGGCACCGCTGCCGACAACCTCTACACCTACGCAGGCGCCAATCCGATCACGCAGAGCGACCCAACCGGCCGCTTCGTAAAGGAGTTGGAGCATTACGCGGCGTCGGCCGTCAGGGCGGTCGAGAGGGAGGCCACCGACCCGAGAAACGAGAGAGCCATAGCTACGGCGCTCGCCGGAGCGGAGGCCGAAGAGGGCGAGGAAGTAGGAAGCCCGGAGGCCGGAGCCTACATCGAGGGCCAGGCAGCCGCGGACGTCTACGCCTCCCAGTACCTCGGCGCCGACACCTCGACCGACTCCTCGAGCGACTCCCAGGCGCAGCCCAAGCAACTGCACGACACCCGCCGTGCCCCAGCTCCGAGCCAGCAACAAACCCACCGCACAAAGTCCTCGAAGGAATGCAACTGCTCGACCAGAAGAAGGACCACCCCGAAGGCAGCCGAGAAGACCTACCCCGACCCCAACTCGGTCGTCCACGGAACCCTGCACGTCAACCCCGACTCAACGCACGGGGTCGGTAACAACGGCACGATCCCCAAGCCCACCGACGTCCCCCAGACCTACTCCAGCCCCCTCGACGCCGACCTCGGCCCCACCACCGACGAAACCGCCGGCCTGCAATACACTGCCTCAGCCTCCGCCTGCAAAGACGACGGCCTCGCCCACTGCATCGGCGACGACCCGGTCAACCCGCCCACCCAAACCGGCAACGGCGGCACTGGCCAGGGCGGTGATGGCACGCCGCCACCAATCAGTAACGGCGGCGGCGAGCTGGATCCAGAAGATGGCGAGGGAGAAGGATATTCAGGTCTGAGCCCGGCAGAACTAGTCGATTCGGCGACCTCTCAGTACAAGAACACCCCGTGGACCAACGTTGGCCGAGCATTGACGAAGAAGCTCGGGCGTCAGGGGGAGGTGGACGCGTGGACACACTTGATACCTGAGCTCGGAAATGAGGCGGGGTATAATGCTGCCGGAGAGGCATTCATTCGAAGTCTCTTGACAAGTTCAGATGTAACAGAATCGGTAGAGTCTGGTCGGGTCGCTGGGGTATACCAGCAGCTCAGGACCTTCCGATTTAACGGCTCTGGAATTGGGGCGAGATGGCAGTTGGATGGAACTTTCGTTGGCCTCGTCTCGTGA